The Penaeus chinensis breed Huanghai No. 1 chromosome 39, ASM1920278v2, whole genome shotgun sequence genome has a segment encoding these proteins:
- the LOC125046941 gene encoding graves disease carrier protein-like isoform X1, with protein MDAYSSSFILKSLLAGGVAGMCAKTTVAPLDRIKILLQAHNKHYKHHGVFSGLRNIVAQENFLALYKGNGAQMVRIFPYASTQFTSFEVYKKLLNNVWGDRRYLSKLTSAVAGSLAGVTAVFLTYPLDTIRARLAFQVSGEHRYTGIVNAAVTIFQTEGGARALYRGFTATVCGMIPYAGLSFYCFEQMKYFCMKYLPEYTCSTCEKNTGGLVLSIPAKLLSGGLAGAVAQSFSYPFDVTRRRMQLAWMTEETRKFGDMGMAATLRLIYRENGVTRGLYRGMSINYMRAIPMVAVSFSTYEITKQVLGLDTGLRIKTG; from the exons GAGTAGCGGGAATGTGTGCTAAGACGACAGTTGCACCCTTAGACCGTATCAAAATTCTCCTTCAAGCacacaataaacattataaacatcatG GGGTGTTTAGCGGCCTGCGAAATATAGTAGCACAGGAGAATTTCTTGGCCCTCTACAAAGGCAACGGTGCACAAATGGTCCGGATTTTCCCTTATGCGTCGACTCAGTTTACGTCTTTTGAGGTTTACAAGAAG CTCTTGAATAATGTATGGGGCGACAGAAGATACCTGAGCAAATTGACCTCGGCTGTTGCTGGTTCCTTAGCAGGTGTAACAGCAGTGTTTTTAACATATCCCCTTGATACTATACGTGCGAGGTTAGCTTTTCAAGTCTCTGGGGAACACAGGTACACTGGTATCGTTAATGCTGCGGTAACTATATTTCAAACC GAGGGCGGTGCGAGGGCGCTCTACAGGGGCTTCACGGCAACAGTCTGCGGCATGATACCCTATGCTGGACTGAGCTTCTATTGTTTTGAGCAGATGAAATATTTTTGTATGAAGTACCTTCCTGAATACACATGCAGCACATGCGAGAAAAACACag GTGGCCTTGTGCTTTCAATCCCGGCTAAGCTCCTGTCTGGGGGTCTGGCAGGCGCGGTGGCCCAGAGCTTCTCATACCCCTTTGATGTCACCCGCAGAAGGATGCAGCTGGCGTGGATGACCGAGGAGACGAGGAAGTTTGG aga caTGGGCATGGCAGCCACTCTACGCCTGATCTACCGCGAGAACGGCGTCACTCGGGGTCTCTACCGCGGCATGAGTATCAACTACATGCGCGCCATTCCTATGGTGGCCGTGTCGTTCTCCACTTACGAAATCACCAAGCAGGTCCTGGGGCTTGACACAGGACTCAGGATCAAGACTGGATAG
- the LOC125046941 gene encoding graves disease carrier protein-like isoform X2, with protein sequence MDAYSSSFILKSLLAGGVAGMCAKTTVAPLDRIKILLQAHNKHYKHHGVFSGLRNIVAQENFLALYKGNGAQMVRIFPYASTQFTSFEVYKKLLNNVWGDRRYLSKLTSAVAGSLAGVTAVFLTYPLDTIRARLAFQVSGEHRYTGIVNAAVTIFQTEGGARALYRGFTATVCGMIPYAGLSFYCFEQMKYFCMKYLPEYTCSTCEKNTGGLVLSIPAKLLSGGLAGAVAQSFSYPFDVTRRRMQLAWMTEETRKFGMGMAATLRLIYRENGVTRGLYRGMSINYMRAIPMVAVSFSTYEITKQVLGLDTGLRIKTG encoded by the exons GAGTAGCGGGAATGTGTGCTAAGACGACAGTTGCACCCTTAGACCGTATCAAAATTCTCCTTCAAGCacacaataaacattataaacatcatG GGGTGTTTAGCGGCCTGCGAAATATAGTAGCACAGGAGAATTTCTTGGCCCTCTACAAAGGCAACGGTGCACAAATGGTCCGGATTTTCCCTTATGCGTCGACTCAGTTTACGTCTTTTGAGGTTTACAAGAAG CTCTTGAATAATGTATGGGGCGACAGAAGATACCTGAGCAAATTGACCTCGGCTGTTGCTGGTTCCTTAGCAGGTGTAACAGCAGTGTTTTTAACATATCCCCTTGATACTATACGTGCGAGGTTAGCTTTTCAAGTCTCTGGGGAACACAGGTACACTGGTATCGTTAATGCTGCGGTAACTATATTTCAAACC GAGGGCGGTGCGAGGGCGCTCTACAGGGGCTTCACGGCAACAGTCTGCGGCATGATACCCTATGCTGGACTGAGCTTCTATTGTTTTGAGCAGATGAAATATTTTTGTATGAAGTACCTTCCTGAATACACATGCAGCACATGCGAGAAAAACACag GTGGCCTTGTGCTTTCAATCCCGGCTAAGCTCCTGTCTGGGGGTCTGGCAGGCGCGGTGGCCCAGAGCTTCTCATACCCCTTTGATGTCACCCGCAGAAGGATGCAGCTGGCGTGGATGACCGAGGAGACGAGGAAGTTTGG caTGGGCATGGCAGCCACTCTACGCCTGATCTACCGCGAGAACGGCGTCACTCGGGGTCTCTACCGCGGCATGAGTATCAACTACATGCGCGCCATTCCTATGGTGGCCGTGTCGTTCTCCACTTACGAAATCACCAAGCAGGTCCTGGGGCTTGACACAGGACTCAGGATCAAGACTGGATAG